From the Leifsonia sp. AG29 genome, one window contains:
- the fdxA gene encoding ferredoxin codes for MTYVIALPCVDVKDRACIDECPVDCIYEGERSLYIHPDECVDCGACEPVCPVEAIYYEDDLPEEWKDYYKANVEFFDDIGSPGGAAKVGVISKDHPLVAALPPQDH; via the coding sequence GTGACCTACGTCATCGCCCTCCCGTGTGTCGATGTGAAAGACCGGGCCTGCATCGACGAGTGCCCCGTCGACTGCATCTACGAGGGCGAGCGGTCCCTGTACATCCACCCCGACGAGTGCGTCGACTGCGGTGCCTGCGAGCCGGTCTGCCCGGTCGAGGCGATCTACTACGAGGACGACCTCCCTGAGGAGTGGAAGGACTACTACAAGGCGAACGTCGAGTTCTTCGACGACATCGGCTCGCCGGGCGGCGCCGCCAAGGTGGGCGTGATCTCGAAGGACCATCCGCTCGTCGCAGCGCTGCCCCCGCAGGATCACTGA
- a CDS encoding carboxyl transferase domain-containing protein: MPTLMSEAAGPDTADRFAENEAAQRALVDDLRRRLDQAAAGGPERARERHVARGKLLPRNRVDELLDDGSPFLEIAPLAATGMYGDESPAAGVIAGIGLVHGRHVMIVCNDATVKGGTYYPMTVKKHLRAQEIALENGLPCIYLVDSGGAFLPMQDEVFPDRDHFGRIFYNQARLSAAKIPQIAAVLGSCTAGGAYVPAMSDETVIVRNQGTIFLGGPPLVKAAIGEIVSAEELGGGDLHARTSGVVDHLAEDDEHALAIVRDIVATLPPTRTPAWEVLPAREPAVDPAELYGVVPTDVQAPYDVREVIARLVDGSELHEFKPEYGTTLVTGFAHIHGHPVGIVANNGVLFSESALKGAHFIELCDQRGIPLLFLQNISGFMVGRDYEAGGIAKNGAKMVTAVATARVPKLTVVIGGSFGAGNYSMCGRAYSPRFLWMWPAARISVMGGQQASSVLATVKRDQLEARGEEWSAEDEAAFRAPIAAQYEEQGSPYYSTARLWDDGVIDPAETRDVLGLALDVVSRSPLPDTAFGLFRM, translated from the coding sequence ATGCCCACCCTGATGAGCGAGGCGGCCGGACCCGACACGGCGGACCGGTTCGCCGAGAACGAGGCCGCGCAGCGAGCGCTGGTCGACGATCTGAGACGACGGCTCGATCAGGCCGCGGCCGGAGGTCCCGAGCGGGCGCGCGAGAGGCACGTCGCGCGCGGGAAGCTCCTCCCGCGCAACCGTGTCGACGAGCTGCTCGACGACGGCAGTCCGTTCCTCGAGATCGCCCCGCTCGCCGCGACCGGCATGTACGGCGACGAGAGCCCCGCGGCCGGCGTGATCGCGGGCATCGGGCTCGTCCACGGGCGCCACGTGATGATCGTCTGCAACGACGCCACCGTCAAGGGCGGCACCTACTACCCGATGACGGTGAAGAAGCACCTCCGCGCCCAGGAGATCGCGCTCGAGAACGGGCTCCCCTGCATCTACCTCGTCGACTCGGGAGGCGCCTTCCTCCCCATGCAGGACGAGGTCTTCCCCGACCGGGACCACTTCGGCCGCATCTTCTACAACCAGGCTCGCCTGTCCGCCGCGAAGATCCCGCAGATCGCCGCCGTGCTCGGCTCGTGCACGGCCGGCGGCGCCTACGTCCCCGCGATGAGCGACGAGACCGTCATCGTGCGGAATCAGGGGACCATCTTCCTCGGCGGCCCGCCGCTCGTGAAGGCCGCCATCGGCGAGATCGTCAGCGCCGAGGAGCTCGGCGGGGGAGACCTCCACGCCCGCACCTCCGGCGTGGTCGATCACCTCGCCGAGGACGACGAGCACGCCCTCGCCATCGTCCGGGACATCGTCGCGACGCTCCCTCCCACCCGCACGCCAGCCTGGGAGGTGCTGCCGGCGCGCGAGCCGGCGGTCGACCCCGCCGAGCTGTACGGTGTCGTCCCGACCGACGTGCAGGCGCCCTACGACGTCCGGGAGGTGATCGCCCGGCTCGTCGACGGCAGTGAGCTGCACGAGTTCAAACCGGAATACGGCACGACCCTGGTCACCGGCTTCGCGCACATCCACGGGCACCCGGTCGGCATCGTCGCCAACAACGGCGTGCTGTTCAGCGAGTCCGCGCTGAAGGGCGCGCACTTCATCGAGCTGTGCGACCAGCGCGGGATCCCGCTGCTGTTCCTCCAGAACATCTCCGGCTTCATGGTCGGGCGCGACTACGAGGCGGGCGGCATCGCCAAGAACGGCGCCAAGATGGTCACGGCCGTCGCCACGGCGCGCGTGCCCAAGCTCACCGTCGTCATCGGCGGCTCGTTCGGCGCCGGCAACTACTCGATGTGCGGGCGGGCGTACTCGCCGCGCTTCCTGTGGATGTGGCCCGCCGCCCGGATCTCGGTCATGGGCGGCCAGCAGGCCTCCAGCGTGCTCGCCACCGTCAAGCGCGACCAGCTGGAGGCGCGCGGCGAGGAGTGGAGCGCCGAGGACGAGGCCGCGTTCCGCGCGCCGATCGCCGCCCAGTACGAGGAGCAGGGGAGCCCCTACTACTCGACCGCCCGGCTGTGGGACGACGGCGTCATCGACCCCGCCGAGACCCGCGACGTGCTCGGCCTCGCCCTCGACGTCGTCTCGCGCAGCCCGCTCCCCGACACGGCCTTCGGCCTCTTCCGGATGTGA
- a CDS encoding SACE_7040 family transcriptional regulator, which yields MTDLERPTQRSQAKADRRVALLGAAAGMFAERGFNGVSIEDLGSAAGVSGPAVYRHFPSKQAVLAALLVGVSERLLAGGSAVEAASADPASALRGLIAFHVDFALGEPDTIRVQDRDLDALPDAERREVRRLQRRYIELWMRVLAALQPSLPEEELRLRVQATFGLINSTPHSARVGAAHIPGAVVRPVLERMAWSALTSG from the coding sequence ATGACCGACCTCGAACGGCCCACGCAGCGCAGCCAGGCCAAGGCCGACCGCCGAGTCGCCCTGCTCGGCGCCGCCGCCGGGATGTTCGCCGAGCGCGGCTTCAACGGCGTCTCGATCGAGGACCTCGGTTCGGCGGCCGGCGTGAGCGGTCCAGCCGTCTACCGGCACTTCCCCTCCAAGCAGGCGGTGCTCGCGGCACTCCTCGTCGGCGTCAGCGAGCGCCTTCTCGCCGGGGGCTCGGCGGTCGAGGCGGCATCGGCCGACCCCGCCTCGGCGCTCCGCGGCCTCATCGCCTTCCACGTCGACTTCGCGCTCGGCGAGCCCGACACCATCCGGGTCCAGGACCGCGACCTCGATGCCCTCCCCGACGCCGAGCGCCGGGAGGTGCGGCGACTCCAGCGTCGTTACATCGAGCTCTGGATGCGCGTGCTCGCGGCGCTTCAGCCCTCCCTCCCCGAGGAGGAGCTCCGGCTGCGGGTGCAGGCGACCTTCGGCCTCATCAACTCGACGCCGCACTCGGCCCGGGTCGGGGCCGCGCACATTCCCGGGGCGGTCGTGCGCCCGGTGCTCGAGCGCATGGCCTGGTCCGCGCTGACGTCGGGCTGA
- a CDS encoding ATP-binding protein produces the protein MIPVTSSRPFGTVLVANRGEIACRIIRTLHRLGIRSVAVYSDADRDALHVALADVAVRLGPAPARESYLDAEAVVAAAVATGADAVHPGYGFLSENPALAEACDRAGVVFVGPGVHALEVMGDKIAAKQEVSRHGVPTIPGIAEPGLTDEQLIEAAERIGFPVLIKPSAGGGGKGMQAVRDPAELPEGLRAARRVAAAAFGDDTLFLERLVDAPRHIEVQVLADRHGSVVHLGERECSLQRRHQKVVEEAPSPLLDAATRRRIGEAACRVAASVDYVGAGTVEFLVSAAAPDEFFFMEMNTRLQVEHPVTELVTTLRGERGIDLVEQQLRIAAGEPLAFDQADLGLAGHAVEARVYAEDPERGFLPGGGRVLALREPEGDGVRVDSGIAAGTSIATDYDPMLAKIIAWGPDREAAFTRLDRALGGTSILGGVSNVAWLRDLVTDPDVRAGRMDTNLIDRRYSELHPGEPERAELVVAALAAHAARWEERRGTAGPLWSVPSGWRVGSAKPVEYVVDGVTVRVLGGPDAATVTVGDDSHSARLTFRPPRADGCPAEALLALDGVTSRFDVVRDGGTVWLAHDGRARALRLLTREERLATRLAALDRGEAAAHPELRSPMPGTVVAVPVAGGSRVEAGETVAVVEAMKMEHRLLAPVSGTVTVHVAAGDLVRLDQLVARVDADDETPDAPPHPADAAAPAPPAAAPAQG, from the coding sequence GTGATCCCCGTGACCTCCTCCCGTCCCTTCGGCACCGTCCTCGTCGCGAACCGCGGCGAGATCGCCTGCCGCATCATCCGCACGCTCCACCGCCTCGGGATCCGTTCGGTGGCCGTCTACTCAGACGCCGATCGCGATGCGCTCCACGTGGCGCTCGCCGATGTCGCCGTCCGCCTCGGGCCGGCCCCGGCCCGGGAGAGCTACCTCGACGCCGAGGCTGTCGTGGCCGCTGCGGTCGCCACCGGGGCGGACGCGGTGCATCCGGGTTACGGCTTCCTCTCCGAGAATCCGGCCCTCGCCGAGGCGTGCGACCGCGCCGGGGTCGTCTTCGTCGGGCCGGGCGTCCACGCCCTCGAAGTGATGGGCGACAAGATCGCCGCCAAGCAGGAGGTCTCGCGCCACGGCGTCCCGACCATCCCGGGCATCGCCGAGCCGGGCCTCACCGACGAGCAGCTGATCGAGGCCGCCGAGCGCATCGGGTTCCCCGTGCTCATCAAGCCGTCGGCCGGCGGCGGCGGCAAGGGCATGCAGGCCGTGCGCGACCCCGCCGAGCTGCCCGAGGGACTCCGGGCGGCGAGACGCGTCGCGGCCGCGGCCTTCGGCGACGACACGCTGTTCCTCGAGCGTCTCGTCGACGCGCCCCGGCACATCGAGGTCCAGGTGCTCGCCGACCGGCACGGGTCGGTCGTCCACCTCGGCGAGCGCGAGTGCTCCCTCCAGCGCCGGCACCAGAAGGTCGTCGAGGAGGCGCCGTCGCCGCTCCTCGATGCGGCCACCCGGCGCCGGATCGGCGAGGCCGCCTGCCGTGTGGCCGCGTCGGTCGACTACGTCGGCGCGGGAACGGTCGAGTTCCTCGTCTCTGCGGCGGCGCCCGACGAGTTCTTCTTCATGGAGATGAACACGCGCCTCCAGGTCGAGCACCCGGTGACCGAGCTGGTGACCACGCTGCGCGGGGAGCGCGGCATCGACCTGGTCGAGCAGCAGCTGCGCATCGCGGCGGGGGAGCCGCTCGCCTTCGACCAGGCCGACCTGGGCCTCGCAGGTCACGCAGTGGAGGCGCGCGTCTACGCCGAGGACCCGGAGCGCGGGTTCCTGCCGGGCGGGGGCCGCGTCCTCGCCCTCCGAGAGCCGGAGGGCGACGGCGTGCGCGTGGACAGCGGAATCGCGGCCGGCACCTCGATCGCGACCGACTACGACCCCATGCTCGCGAAGATCATCGCGTGGGGGCCCGACCGGGAGGCGGCTTTCACCCGCCTCGACCGGGCTCTCGGCGGGACGAGCATCCTCGGAGGGGTGAGCAACGTCGCCTGGCTGCGCGACCTCGTCACCGACCCCGATGTCCGTGCCGGCCGCATGGACACGAACCTGATCGACCGGCGCTACTCCGAGCTCCACCCCGGCGAGCCGGAGAGAGCAGAGCTCGTCGTCGCGGCTCTGGCCGCCCACGCGGCACGCTGGGAGGAGCGACGCGGCACGGCCGGCCCGCTCTGGTCCGTGCCGAGCGGGTGGCGCGTCGGATCCGCCAAGCCGGTCGAGTACGTCGTGGACGGCGTGACCGTCCGGGTCCTCGGCGGGCCCGACGCGGCGACCGTGACGGTCGGCGACGACTCGCACTCGGCGCGGCTGACGTTCAGGCCGCCCCGGGCCGACGGCTGCCCGGCGGAGGCGCTCCTCGCCCTCGACGGCGTCACCTCCCGGTTCGACGTGGTCCGCGACGGCGGCACCGTCTGGCTCGCTCACGACGGCCGCGCCCGCGCGCTCCGCCTCCTGACCCGGGAGGAGCGCCTCGCGACACGCCTCGCGGCCCTCGACCGCGGCGAGGCGGCCGCCCATCCCGAGCTCCGCTCGCCCATGCCCGGCACCGTCGTCGCCGTCCCGGTGGCCGGCGGAAGCCGCGTCGAGGCGGGGGAGACCGTAGCCGTCGTGGAGGCGATGAAGATGGAGCACCGCCTCCTCGCGCCCGTCTCCGGCACGGTGACCGTGCACGTCGCCGCCGGTGACCTCGTGAGACTCGACCAGCTCGTCGCCCGCGTCGACGCGGACGACGAGACCCCAGACGCTCCGCCTCACCCGGCGGACGCGGCCGCGCCGGCACCCCCGGCCGCCGCCCCGGCCCAGGGCTGA
- a CDS encoding citrate synthase, whose product MPAVASPEKAAVASLTYPGGTAEFPILPSTDGASSIDLSTLTRQTGLTSLDYGFVNTAATRSAITYIDGDNGILRYRGYPIEQVAENSTFLEVAWLLIHGELPTPSELAEFDERIRRHTLLHEDLRSFFSALPHDAHPMSVLSSAVSALSTFYQDSLSVTDPEQVELSTIRLLAKLPVIAAYAHKKSLGQAFLYPDNSLSFVDNFLRLNFGTLAEPYVVDPVLSRALERLLILHEDHEQNASTSTVRLVGSTQANLFASVSAGINALYGPLHGGANEAVLQMLAGIRDSGESVQKFVERVKNKESGVKLMGFGHRVYKNFDPRAKLVKQSADEVLGALGVHDPLLDIAKELEEVALADQYFIDRRLYPNVDFYTGVIYKAMGFPTRMFTVLFAIGRLPGWIAHWREMNLDPATKIGRPQQLYVGSGERDWPAGR is encoded by the coding sequence GTGCCGGCCGTGGCCTCCCCGGAGAAGGCAGCCGTCGCCTCCCTCACCTACCCGGGCGGCACCGCGGAGTTCCCGATCCTGCCGAGCACCGACGGCGCATCGAGCATCGACCTTTCGACCCTCACCCGCCAGACCGGGCTCACCAGCCTCGACTACGGCTTCGTGAACACCGCGGCGACTCGCTCGGCGATCACCTACATCGACGGTGACAACGGCATCCTGCGGTACCGTGGGTACCCGATCGAGCAGGTCGCCGAGAACTCGACGTTCCTCGAGGTCGCGTGGCTCCTCATCCACGGCGAGCTGCCGACGCCGTCAGAGCTAGCCGAATTCGACGAGCGGATCCGCCGCCACACCCTCCTCCACGAGGATCTGCGCAGCTTCTTCAGCGCCCTCCCGCACGACGCCCACCCGATGTCGGTGCTGTCGAGCGCGGTGTCGGCCCTGTCGACCTTCTACCAGGACTCGCTCTCGGTCACCGACCCGGAGCAGGTGGAGCTGTCCACGATCCGGCTCCTCGCGAAGCTCCCGGTGATCGCGGCCTACGCGCACAAGAAGAGCCTCGGCCAGGCGTTCCTGTACCCCGACAACTCGCTGAGCTTCGTCGACAACTTCCTCCGCCTGAACTTCGGCACCCTCGCCGAGCCGTACGTGGTCGACCCGGTCCTGTCACGGGCCCTCGAGCGACTCCTGATCCTCCACGAGGACCACGAGCAGAACGCGTCCACGTCGACCGTGCGCCTCGTCGGCTCGACCCAGGCGAACCTGTTCGCGTCGGTCTCGGCCGGCATCAACGCGCTCTACGGCCCGCTCCACGGCGGCGCCAACGAGGCCGTGCTGCAGATGCTCGCGGGCATCCGCGACTCGGGCGAGAGCGTCCAGAAGTTCGTCGAGCGGGTCAAGAACAAGGAGTCCGGCGTCAAGCTGATGGGCTTCGGCCACCGTGTCTACAAGAACTTCGACCCGCGCGCGAAGCTCGTGAAGCAGTCGGCCGACGAGGTGCTCGGCGCGCTGGGCGTGCACGACCCGCTGCTCGACATCGCGAAGGAGCTCGAGGAGGTCGCTCTGGCCGACCAGTACTTCATCGACCGTCGCCTGTACCCCAACGTGGACTTCTACACGGGCGTCATCTACAAGGCCATGGGCTTCCCGACGCGGATGTTCACCGTGCTGTTCGCGATCGGCCGGCTCCCCGGCTGGATCGCTCACTGGCGCGAGATGAACCTCGACCCGGCCACCAAGATCGGCCGCCCTCAGCAGCTCTACGTCGGGAGCGGCGAGCGCGACTGGCCCGCCGGCCGCTGA
- the dapC gene encoding succinyldiaminopimelate transaminase, whose translation MALQQLPDYPWDLMGPYVDRARSHPGGAVDLSIGSPVDPTPELIREALAQATDAHAYPQTVGTPALRDAIVAWFERRRGVSGLTVGNVLPTIGSKELVAFLPFFLGLGEGDVVVHPRAAYPTYAIGAAMAGASAVAADDPAEWPATTRLVWLNSPGNPDGRILTVDELRAAVARARELGAYIASDECYAELGWDAPWDTERVPSILDPRVIGEDRRDVLAVYSLSKQSNLAGYRAAFVAGCREIIDRLTIIRKHAGMMLPSPLQAAMVVALGDDEHVKVQKERYLRRREVLKPALEAAGFRIDRSEGGLYLWATEGRDAWESIDRLAGLGIIAGPGHFYGDHFPQHVRLSLTAPDERIDAAAERLRAFGESL comes from the coding sequence GTGGCCCTCCAGCAGCTCCCCGACTACCCGTGGGATCTGATGGGGCCGTACGTCGACCGGGCGCGCTCGCACCCCGGCGGCGCGGTCGACCTCTCGATCGGGTCGCCGGTCGACCCGACCCCCGAGCTGATCCGGGAGGCGCTCGCCCAGGCGACCGACGCGCACGCGTACCCGCAGACCGTCGGCACGCCGGCGCTCCGTGATGCGATCGTCGCCTGGTTCGAGCGCCGCCGCGGCGTCTCCGGGCTGACCGTCGGCAACGTCCTGCCGACGATCGGGTCGAAGGAGCTGGTGGCCTTCCTCCCCTTCTTCCTCGGCCTGGGCGAGGGCGATGTCGTCGTCCACCCGCGCGCGGCGTACCCGACGTACGCGATCGGCGCGGCGATGGCCGGTGCCTCGGCAGTCGCCGCCGACGACCCGGCGGAGTGGCCCGCCACCACGCGGCTGGTCTGGCTGAACAGCCCCGGCAACCCGGACGGGCGCATCCTCACGGTCGACGAGCTCCGTGCCGCGGTGGCGAGGGCCCGGGAACTCGGAGCGTACATCGCCAGTGACGAGTGCTACGCGGAGCTGGGCTGGGACGCCCCGTGGGACACCGAGCGCGTGCCGAGCATCCTCGACCCGCGCGTCATCGGCGAGGACCGCCGCGACGTGCTGGCGGTGTACTCCCTCAGCAAGCAGTCGAACCTGGCCGGTTACCGCGCCGCCTTCGTCGCGGGCTGCCGCGAGATCATCGACCGGCTCACCATCATCCGCAAGCACGCCGGGATGATGCTGCCCTCGCCGCTCCAGGCGGCGATGGTCGTGGCGCTCGGCGACGACGAGCACGTGAAGGTCCAGAAGGAGCGCTACCTGCGCCGCCGGGAGGTGCTGAAGCCGGCGCTCGAGGCGGCCGGCTTCCGCATCGACCGCAGCGAGGGCGGCCTCTACCTCTGGGCGACCGAGGGGAGGGACGCATGGGAGAGCATCGACCGGCTCGCCGGTCTCGGCATCATCGCGGGGCCCGGGCACTTCTACGGCGATCACTTCCCCCAGCACGTCCGGCTGTCGCTGACGGCTCCCGACGAGCGAATCGACGCCGCTGCCGAGCGGTTGCGTGCATTTGGAGAGTCTCTCTAA
- a CDS encoding penicillin acylase family protein, with protein sequence MGDDTPRLRAHHRVFRAFGIVLAVLLVLLLVAGGFGVWTVARSFPQTSGTIDVPGLGAPVTVSRDDAGVPTVVARNADDLFRAQGFVHAQDRFWEMDFRRHVTAGRLSEMFGASQVPTDTFIRTLGWRRVAEQEVKLLDKTALRYYQDYADGVNAYLASHRGAELSAEYAVLGLQNPSYRPEPWTPADSVAWLKAMAWDLRSNLDEEIDRALLATKLSPAQIAQLHPAYPYAGHPTITDAGGGSPRTVTPDAATTARGASAAGSGSAAGSGSAAAPGVPPADYAAKLEKVAEAVDALPRLMGPSGSDIGSNSWVVSGAHTATGKPLLANDPHLGATLPSVWYQMTLRCARVGPDCPFDVSGFSFSGFPGVIIGHNDRISWGFTNLGPDVADLYIEKVTGGTYEYDGQQLPLIERTETIRVAGGPDVRITVRSTRHGPIVTDIGDDYAAIAKDQAGKLQIPAQQFQISLQWTALTPGPTAGAIFAFDTAHDWASFREAARSFQVPSQNLVYADVDDNIGYQAPGLIPVRAGGDGTMPVPGWTSGYGWVGSIPFDELPSVLNPPSGYLVTANNAAAGAGFPSLVTRDWDYGYRANQIELRLQSLFAAGRKVTADDLSSIQADTYDAAAGTLAPLIVELGSRADGSSGLHQAAKLLKAWNHHDDAGSAAAAYFAVFWRTLLEDAFARKLPASAPPSGGDRWFAVVDSLVGQPDSPWWTDRGLGVTGRDAMLVHVADSAWAQARDLLGGDPSSWRWDRLHTLTLQNQSLGKSGIGPIEWLLNRGPWHVGGGSSVVDATGWDASVGYEVSRAPSMRMVVDLSDFDRSTWVNLTGASGHAFDPHYTDQTDLWATGRTRPWAFSPAAVARSATDTLTLRPAR encoded by the coding sequence GTGGGCGACGACACCCCTCGGCTGAGAGCGCACCATCGGGTGTTCCGGGCCTTCGGCATCGTCCTGGCCGTCCTCCTCGTGCTCCTCCTCGTCGCGGGCGGCTTCGGGGTCTGGACGGTCGCGCGGTCCTTCCCGCAGACCTCCGGCACGATCGACGTGCCGGGCCTCGGGGCACCCGTGACGGTATCGCGGGACGACGCCGGAGTGCCCACCGTCGTCGCCCGGAACGCGGACGACCTGTTCCGCGCGCAAGGGTTCGTGCACGCGCAGGACCGGTTCTGGGAGATGGACTTCCGCCGGCACGTGACGGCGGGCCGGCTCTCGGAGATGTTCGGCGCCTCCCAGGTGCCGACCGACACGTTCATCCGGACGCTCGGCTGGAGGAGGGTCGCCGAGCAGGAGGTGAAGCTGCTCGACAAGACCGCGTTGCGCTACTACCAGGACTACGCCGACGGGGTGAACGCCTATCTCGCCTCCCACCGGGGCGCAGAGCTGTCGGCGGAGTACGCCGTGCTCGGGCTGCAGAACCCGTCGTACCGTCCCGAGCCGTGGACGCCCGCCGACTCGGTCGCGTGGCTCAAGGCCATGGCCTGGGACCTCCGATCCAACCTAGACGAGGAGATCGACCGAGCCCTCCTCGCGACCAAGCTGAGCCCCGCGCAGATCGCGCAACTCCACCCGGCGTATCCGTACGCCGGCCACCCGACCATCACCGACGCCGGCGGGGGCTCGCCCCGCACGGTCACCCCGGACGCCGCGACGACGGCACGCGGAGCCTCCGCAGCAGGCTCGGGTTCGGCGGCGGGCTCGGGTTCGGCGGCGGCCCCCGGCGTCCCTCCCGCGGACTACGCCGCCAAGCTCGAGAAGGTGGCGGAGGCCGTCGACGCGCTCCCGCGGCTCATGGGCCCGTCGGGGAGCGACATCGGGTCGAACTCCTGGGTCGTCAGCGGAGCGCACACGGCCACCGGCAAGCCGCTCCTCGCCAACGACCCGCACCTCGGCGCGACCCTCCCGTCGGTCTGGTACCAGATGACCCTGCGCTGCGCCCGGGTGGGACCTGACTGCCCGTTCGACGTGAGCGGCTTCAGCTTCTCGGGTTTCCCCGGCGTCATCATCGGACACAACGACCGGATCTCGTGGGGCTTCACGAACCTCGGCCCCGACGTGGCCGACCTCTACATCGAGAAGGTGACCGGCGGCACGTACGAGTACGACGGCCAGCAGCTGCCGCTGATCGAACGCACCGAGACCATCCGGGTCGCCGGGGGTCCGGACGTGCGCATCACCGTGCGCTCCACTCGCCACGGGCCGATCGTCACCGACATCGGCGACGACTACGCCGCCATCGCCAAGGACCAGGCGGGCAAGCTGCAGATCCCTGCGCAGCAGTTCCAGATCTCGTTGCAGTGGACGGCTCTCACCCCCGGTCCGACCGCGGGAGCCATCTTCGCCTTCGACACCGCCCACGACTGGGCGAGCTTCCGGGAGGCGGCGCGCTCGTTCCAAGTCCCGTCGCAGAACCTCGTCTACGCGGACGTCGACGACAACATCGGCTACCAGGCCCCTGGCCTCATCCCCGTCCGGGCGGGAGGCGACGGGACGATGCCCGTCCCCGGGTGGACGAGCGGCTACGGCTGGGTGGGCTCGATCCCGTTCGACGAGCTGCCCTCCGTGCTGAACCCGCCGAGCGGCTACCTCGTCACGGCGAACAACGCGGCGGCGGGGGCCGGCTTCCCATCACTCGTCACGCGGGACTGGGACTACGGGTACCGCGCGAACCAGATCGAGTTGCGCCTCCAGAGTCTCTTCGCCGCGGGCAGGAAGGTCACGGCGGACGATCTCTCGTCGATCCAGGCCGACACTTACGACGCCGCCGCGGGCACCCTGGCGCCTCTGATCGTCGAACTCGGGAGCCGCGCCGACGGCTCGAGCGGCCTCCACCAGGCGGCCAAGCTCCTGAAGGCGTGGAATCACCACGACGATGCGGGAAGCGCGGCCGCCGCCTACTTCGCCGTCTTCTGGCGCACCCTGCTGGAGGACGCCTTCGCCCGCAAGCTCCCCGCGTCGGCGCCCCCCAGCGGAGGCGACCGCTGGTTCGCCGTCGTCGATTCGCTCGTCGGCCAGCCCGACTCGCCGTGGTGGACGGACCGCGGACTCGGCGTGACAGGCCGCGACGCGATGCTCGTCCACGTGGCGGACTCCGCCTGGGCGCAGGCCCGCGACCTGCTCGGCGGCGACCCGTCCTCGTGGCGCTGGGACCGCCTCCACACGCTGACCCTGCAGAACCAGAGCCTCGGCAAATCGGGCATCGGCCCGATCGAGTGGCTGCTGAATCGCGGGCCCTGGCACGTCGGCGGGGGCTCCTCCGTCGTGGACGCGACCGGCTGGGATGCGTCCGTGGGCTACGAGGTCAGCCGGGCCCCGTCGATGCGGATGGTCGTCGACCTCTCCGACTTCGACCGCAGCACCTGGGTGAACCTGACGGGGGCATCCGGGCACGCCTTCGACCCGCACTACACCGACCAGACCGACCTCTGGGCGACCGGTCGGACACGGCCCTGGGCGTTCAGCCCGGCAGCCGTCGCCCGCTCGGCCACGGACACGCTGACACTCCGGCCAGCGCGCTGA